The Cottoperca gobio chromosome 8, fCotGob3.1, whole genome shotgun sequence genome contains the following window.
aattgcAATCGTGTTGCACTTCTTACAATACAAATGAGGATTAGACCTATTGCAATTTTGATGATACAGATTTTGTGTCTCAAAGAAAATTCATAGGATGTTTTTTATCTCCTTTGATATCACCATGATATTACAATGATGAACATTATTGTAACGTTTTTTGTTATGATTTGTAATTGTTGCCCTAGCCCCGTGGTATTAACTTTCCAATGTTTTAGTTAAAcctgaaattgaaatgaaaccaaagattaaaagggaaaaacaccTTTTTCCTACTCGAGCTGGGTTTTCGCTGTTGTTGACTGCAAGCGTTCTTCAGAGCAGAGTCATATTACGTCTCCGCCTACCAAAAGTTTCCCCCAATCCTTTCCCTTGCCGTCAAACATAAATCGAGGCATCGCCTCCTGTGTCTCTAGACTCTTCAGCAATCCACCAAGAGTAGACCTCTCAGTCACATTTATCTTTAAAGTCACAGTTGCAAAGTTGAGCAATAGAAAGCGATCACTTGCAATTTACCTTCTTATCTGCGAAATTGTGAAAAGTCGAAGGAGCAtcaaaaacttttatttttgacatttactTTGACTTAAAAGGATTCAAGTTTGCCAGTCAAGCTTTGCGCCCTGACAGGCTGTCACTGCAGTCTTTGGGCACAGCACTTGGATTTAGAAAGAAggattttctccttttttttactGCGAAgttgttctttatttttttcgCATGAATCTACTCGATCCTTACCTGAAGATGACAGAAGAACAGGAGAAGTGTCACTCTGACGCTCCCAGCCCCTGCATGTCTGATGACTCCGCAGGCTCACCGTGCCCGTCAGGGTCCGGTTCGGACACTGAGAACACCCGGCCGTCCGACAACCACCTCCTCTTGGGTCCAGACTACAAGAAAGAGGGCGAAGAAGAAAAGTTCCCCGTGTGTATCAGAGATGCGGTGTCCCAGGTGTTGAAGGGTTACGATTGGACGCTGGTGCCCATGCCTGTGCGCGTTAACggctcaaataaaaataaacctcaCGTCAAAAGACCTATGAACGCATTCATGGTCTGGGCTCAAGCTGCACGGAGGAAGTTGGCCGATCAATACCCGCATCTGCACAACGCGGAACTCAGCAAAACCCTAGGCAAACTTTGGAGGTAGGTGCACTTTGCATTCTCAATCTCTTTTGCAGTGCGTTTTACGCGCATCTGTGCGCAGCGCACTATTATTTCGATTAAATGCACCACCTGCCTGCTGCTTCACATAGAGCTTTACAGTTTGAGAATTTGCCTATATTCAATTTAATATCTCTCTTTTACTGaatgtttattgtcattttggaTGTGCATGCACAGCGTAGGATAcgcactttttaaaaatctggTATTTGTTAATTATTGATATTGAAACGATACATGCAATAATTCAGTAAAGTGCACATGTCTTGCATTAATTAATCAACCGTGTCATGTGATTGTTGTTCatttaatgtgtattaattTGAATGTACAATTCTCTGTGCTATTTTCAGATTGCTCAACGAAGTGGAGAAGCGCCCGTTTGTGGAAGAAGCTGAGCGTTTGAGAGTGCAGCATAAGAAGGACCACCCCGACTACAAATATCAGCCAAGGCGGAGAAAGTCTGTCAAGAACGGGCAGAACGACCCCGAAGACGGCGAGCAAACCCACATCTCTCCAAACGCGATCTTCAAGGCGCTGCAGAGGGCCGATTCTCCAGCGTCTAGTATGGGCGAGGTGCATTCTCCAGGAGAGCACTCAGGTaagaaaagaaatacagaatgtaacataaagaaataaagaaaaatagaaaccaTTTTctagtatttttatttcaaacaagGCTCATTTTGGCACATATTGAAACAATCAAATATTTAGAAGCCTTTAGGGCCTTATACAGACAGCTgttaatgattaataattaaaagccATCAGCATTTACACCTGTCAGTATAGTGCCAACAAACTCCTCCTACTGAAAGCATTTACAATTATCTTGGTATTTAACCTTATCACCAGCCAACTTGCAGCTAAATTTGATTTAGAATTGAACTGTGTAGCTAACCCTGCCTTTTCTCTATCCAGGTCAGTCACAGGGCCCACCAACACCCCCAACCACCCCCAAGACAGAACTCCCGTCCACCAAACCGGAGCTGAAGCGCGAGGGGCGCCCCATACAGGAGGGCACCAGCCGCCAGCTCAACATCGACTTTGGAGCTGTGGACATTGGCGAGCTGAGCAGCGAGGTCATCTCCAACATGGGGAGCTTTGATGTCGATGAGTTTGATCAGTACCTGCCACTTCACAGCCATGCTGGGGTGACCGGAGCGGCCCAGGCTGGCTACACCAACAGCTACGGCATCAGCAGCTCCTCAGTCAGTCAGGCGGCCAATGTCGGGGCCCACGCCTGGATGtccaagcagcagcagcagcattctCTGACCACcctgggtggaggaggagagcaaggCCAGCAGGGTCAACAGAGAACCACCCAGATCAAGACAGAGCAGCTGAGCCCCAGCCACTACAGTGAGCAGCAGGGCTCCCCACAGCACATCACCTATGGGTCTTTCAACCTGCAGCACTACAGCGCCTCCTCTTACCCCTCCATCACAAGAGCACAATATGACTATTCAGATCACCAAGGTGGTGCCAACTCCTACTACAGCCACGCGGCTGGCCAAGGCTCTGGCCTGTACTCCACCTTCAGCTACATGAGTCCCAGCCAGAGGCCGATGTACACCCCGATCGCCGACACCACCGGAGTGCCCTCTGTGCCCCAGACCCACAGTCCCCAGCAGTGGGAGCAGCAGCCCATTTACACACAGCTCTCCAGGCCATGAGGAGGCGGCCCTCAGCACTGACTGTACAACATCCATCACATGCATAGACTTCTTTCTGCCCGGCGGCCTTTGCGCCACCATGCCCCACACCCTTCATTGCCAACAGAAAAACATGACAGGACTTTTTTTATAGTACTGAAAATATATCTTTGGATTGGCTCACAACAGTGCCTTTTGTATTGGTTGGAATtgtgattatatttttttagatataatgtttaaaaaaagttaaatccTCTGTGAGGATATACtggtcataaatattttagtatgtactgtgtatgtgttCTGCTCttgtcatcttcatcatcataaTCAGTGTCTTATGCATCTTCATCATCAAGATTTCCAAGGTTTAACACAGCTAAAGGAGCGGGAATGCTGGGTAAATACACCCTCAGTGGCCTTACTTCTCactaatgtattttttgtacACAAGTAAGAAACACCAGTTTACTGACACTGCCGTCTTATAATACCTACAGCCTACATTCTGCTTTGAAtttttgtactgtacatattttattgtaattccCATGAGATGCAAGGATTGAGCAATGCAGGTTCAAAATAGATTAGAATTTTTGGCCATGATATGACCATGTCATCAGTGAATTAGTCAAATGTTCTACTTCTTGTTCTTTGCTTTCGCTCAAATTATTGTGTTGGAAACGTTATAGCAGGTGCCATGTAATTCTACTAGGGGCCTTACTGTGTTGCTAGATGTAACTGAGCAATGCTTGCTTTTATCTGGGTACTGCCTTGATACCATTGGTGCCTCTGGAGCCACAGTGGAGAGGCTCCTTCCACTGGCATTGCAGTGTCGAAACCACAGCATAGTTCTGACTTCCTGCTTGAGGAGATGCAGgaagtgacctttgacctgatTCTCCTCAGCAGCCAGCAGGTCTTGAGTCTGGCGCGCTTCTATCATTCCTACAGCCCCATCCTTTTTCCTAACCTTTTTCTTAATTTATTCTTTAGCATtaattttatttgaaaataactATTTGCAATTATCTTTTTAATTCAGCAGCCGCTAACTGAGATGAAACGTTTTTCAGTGGAATAGTTTGCTGTCATATGTGGTAcaaatttgtttatttatcatttgtaaatgtttccGTATAAAATGTTCGTTTATTCATGATCTAGTTATTGTACAGATTACTTATAATTACACAATGAGTCTTtctctaaaaaaagaaaaactggaagttttctccttttctttctaacAAATGAATTAATGAGTATGGAAGCTGCCGCCTGTTTTTTGTAAAGAATTTGCTGGAATCAACAggatactttttgtttttgaaaaaaagtTGTGTTCCtcattttatattctgtatcATTAGTTCCCATCTTGTCATCTCCTTAATGCAGTTTCCGTAGGTAAACATGGCATTGTCTTAAAAGCTTAtcttttgtattatattgtttgcaataaaaacaaaacactgagaAATATGTGGTTGTCTTGTGCCATTAATTATAAGCATGTTTCATACTGTAATATCTGTGTTGTATTGTACAGGTTTATTCATATTACAAGTTACCCACCACTGGCAGATGACTAGCTAAATTAAGATGATATTTCCTGAATCAATTTGAAGGCTTTATCTAACTCATATACTCAGAAAACGATGGAAATCCAGAAGATTGTTTTACTGTGACACAGCTAATCTAATTCCTGCCTTAATCAGAGGCAGCTTGTCGGCTACCCACTGCAGCAGTTTGCTAAAGTTATCGTTAGACCAACGTAAAGTGAATAACAAAAATCGGTATATTCAAGCGGTGGTTTTGCTTCTGGCTTCTCAGACCATGAGGTCACGGGTCCATTATTACCACGGCCTATCGAGAAGACGTATGTCCACACCCCTCCCCCCCGCCTGTATACACGACAGCTTAAAGAAACAAACTAGACATTGAATATTGTTTATTCATTACTTGCCAAGTAATATAGGAATAGAGCTGACCTTAATAAATCAGTGACAGTGTAAACACAATCAGGTACTATAGCTTTGTGTTGAAATTTGAGGCACATTCGCAGATGACGTCTCTTTCCTCACATCAACTCGACTGAACCTTTCTCTGCCACCCACCGCTGCACCTCATCTCACCGTGATGACTGGACAGTTTTTGCTTCAACTAGTCGCACTCTTACTATTCTTGCAACTCAGTACAAATTGAGAGATAGAAAAATAAGTTGTCAAGATTAAGCAGAATATTTGCAGAATGAGATAAATGGTAATTAAACACTGTTTTGATGAATCAAATAGAATCACAACCATTGTGTTATATCGTTGTAATATTTTAGAATATTACCTTTAAAAAGTTCTCCTGAGAAAGGGAAgcaattgttttcatttgttc
Protein-coding sequences here:
- the LOC115012084 gene encoding transcription factor Sox-9-A-like; its protein translation is MNLLDPYLKMTEEQEKCHSDAPSPCMSDDSAGSPCPSGSGSDTENTRPSDNHLLLGPDYKKEGEEEKFPVCIRDAVSQVLKGYDWTLVPMPVRVNGSNKNKPHVKRPMNAFMVWAQAARRKLADQYPHLHNAELSKTLGKLWRLLNEVEKRPFVEEAERLRVQHKKDHPDYKYQPRRRKSVKNGQNDPEDGEQTHISPNAIFKALQRADSPASSMGEVHSPGEHSGQSQGPPTPPTTPKTELPSTKPELKREGRPIQEGTSRQLNIDFGAVDIGELSSEVISNMGSFDVDEFDQYLPLHSHAGVTGAAQAGYTNSYGISSSSVSQAANVGAHAWMSKQQQQHSLTTLGGGGEQGQQGQQRTTQIKTEQLSPSHYSEQQGSPQHITYGSFNLQHYSASSYPSITRAQYDYSDHQGGANSYYSHAAGQGSGLYSTFSYMSPSQRPMYTPIADTTGVPSVPQTHSPQQWEQQPIYTQLSRP